From the genome of Halobacteriovorax marinus SJ:
TAAGGATAGTTCTGCACTTATACCGGGACACGGTGGAGTTTATGATAGAATAGATAGTCTAATGTTCTTGACTCCGTTCTATGCAGCGGCGATCAAGTATTTTTATTTTGGATAGGTTAAAAAGATGATCGAAAAAGTACTTATATTTATTTTATTCTTAGGCCCTTTAGTTTTCTTTCACGAGCTAGGACACTTTTTATTTGCCCGTCTTTTTGGGGTTAGAGTCCAAGTCTTTTCAATCGGATTTGGTCCTAAGATTTTGAAGTTTAAAAAAGGTGATACTGAGTACGCTATCTCTTTAATACCACTTGGTGGTTATGTGAAAATGTTTGGAGATGATCCATTCAATGGAGATGCGATTCCAGTTGAAGAGAGAAAGTATAGTTTTACTCATAAGAGTAAATGGGCAAGATTCTGGATTGTTTTTGGTGGTCCATTGGCCAACTTTATTATGGCCTATGTTATCTTCTTCTCTCTACTTTTAGGCGGAGAGAAAATGCCTGAACTTAGAATGGGTCTAATCCCTGAAGGTACTAAGTTCTCAACTCTTGGTATTAAAACAGGAGATGTTTTAAAGAAGGTGAATGGAGAAACTATTTCGTCTGCTGCAGATATGGCCTTAACAGATGGCGGAATTCAAACGCTAACAGTTGAGCGCTTTAACAAGTTAGAGACTGTAAATATTGGAATGACTGGAGAAGAGTTCTTTGAAGAGATGGCAAATTATCAACCATTTCTTAGAAGGCCAGTTATGTCTTCAGGAAGTGGAGAGATTTTCGCACTCTCACTTAACAAAGATAAAGTAGATTGGAGTGAATCCTTAGATGAAATTGCTGAGAATGCTCAAGATCAAAGTCTCTATATTTTCAAGCTACCTAAAGGTGTAGACTTAGGGCAAGCTGAAATTAAAGAAGAAACTCCGTTTGTAAGAGAAGTTAAGCTTGGTTCAAAGGGACTAGAGAGCTTCTTCACTACTATGAGAAATGAAGATCTATATCCGAAGGATATGTTTGTTAAAAGTATCTCAATGAATTCCCCTGCAGAGAAGGCCGGAATCCTTGGTGGAAATGTTATCCTTGGTTTAAATGGTGCTGCAATATTTAGCTTCGAAAATCTTCGCGCTACACTACAGAAAACTGACTCTAAAGATGTGATGGTAAGTATTCTTGCCAATGGTGAGGTGAAAGAG
Proteins encoded in this window:
- the rseP gene encoding RIP metalloprotease RseP, producing the protein MIEKVLIFILFLGPLVFFHELGHFLFARLFGVRVQVFSIGFGPKILKFKKGDTEYAISLIPLGGYVKMFGDDPFNGDAIPVEERKYSFTHKSKWARFWIVFGGPLANFIMAYVIFFSLLLGGEKMPELRMGLIPEGTKFSTLGIKTGDVLKKVNGETISSAADMALTDGGIQTLTVERFNKLETVNIGMTGEEFFEEMANYQPFLRRPVMSSGSGEIFALSLNKDKVDWSESLDEIAENAQDQSLYIFKLPKGVDLGQAEIKEETPFVREVKLGSKGLESFFTTMRNEDLYPKDMFVKSISMNSPAEKAGILGGNVILGLNGAAIFSFENLRATLQKTDSKDVMVSILANGEVKELSLTPDVKPQGDKKVKLIGVYSDGVFQGMRFVDTPSKGLVGSFTGAFARTWDSIVKTVAGFKKLIVGEVSLKSIGGPLAIGKVASDSFQTSLSYFFQLMALISINLGVINLFPIPVLDGGHILFLGLEFLNRGPVSRRKMEIAQQFGLSMLLMLMIGAIFNDVVRFF